The Stenotrophomonas maltophilia genome segment GCGTTCGTCGACTGTGGCACGGGGCTGTCGGTGCCGGCCATGCTGCAGGCGCTGGCCAACGCGGGTCTGGCCGTTGACGCGGTGGACTGGCTGCTGCTCACGCACGTGCACCTGGACCACGCCGGCGGCGCCGGCCTGCTGATGCAGCAGCTGCCCAACGCAAAGGCAGTGCTGCACCCGCGCGGTGCGCCGCACATGATCGACCCGACCCGGCTGATTGCCGGTGCCACGGCGGTGTACGGTGCCGAGGAAATCGCGCGCAGCTATGGTCGTATCGAGGCCATTCCCGAACATCGTGTGGTGGTGGCCGAGGACGGCCACCGTATCGACCTGGCCGGCCGCGAGCTGGTGCTGCTGCACACCCCGGGCCACGCACTGCACCATTACTGCGTGTGGGATGCGCGCAGCCGCAGCTGGTTCACCGGCGATACCTTCGGCATTTCCTACCGCGAGCTGGACAGCGCGCAGGGGGCCTTCATCTTCCCGACCTCGTCGCCGGTGCAGTTCGACCCGGAAGCGATGAAGGCCTCGATCCAGCGCATGCTGGGCTATGGCCCGCAGGCGATGTACCTGACCCACTACGGACGTGTGGAACAGGTGCAGAAACTGGCCAACGACCTGTTCGAACAGATCGATGCGATGGCCACCATCGGCCGCCAGTGCGATGGCCGGCCGGACCGCCACCGCTGCCTGCTGGCCGCGCTGCAGGCGCTGTACCTGGAACGTGCACAGCTGCATGGCTGTGCGCTGGACGATGCGGCGGTGATCGCTGTTCTGGCGATGGACATCGAACTCAACGCGCAGGGCCTGGCCTGCTGGCTGGACCGCATCAGCAGGTAGACCCACGCCATGCGTGGATGACGTGGGCCCAGGCTGCGCCGTGATGTCACGACCACGTTACACTCTGGTGACTTCCAAGCTAGCCGTGGTACTGCCGTGAATCCGATGCGCGTGTTGCTGCTGTCGTCCTGCCTGTTTGTCGGTGGCCTGGCCCATGCGGCCAACGACCTGCCGGGTGGCGGCATCGATCCGCAGGCTCTGTCGCGCCACGTGCGTGTGCTGGCGTCGGATGAATTCGAGGGTCGCGCGCCGGCCACCGAGGGCGAAGAGCGCACGGTGCAGTACCTGATCGAGCAGTTCCGCAGCTACGGCCTGCAGCCGGGTGGCGTGGATGGCAGCTGGGTGCAGCCGGTGCCGCTGGTGCGCGCGCAGCTGGACGGGCCGGCCAAGGCCAGCCTGTCGCTGAAGCAGGGCAAGCGCGCGCTGGCCAACGGCGTGGACGTGACCCTGCAGAGCCTGCAGCCGCGCAAGCGCGTGCAGATCAAGGACGCGCCACTGGTGTTCGTCGGCTATGGCATCGACGCACCGGAACGCCACTGGAACGACTACAAGGACGTGGACCTGCACGGCAAGATCGCCGTGGTGCTGATCAACGACGCCGATTTCGAAGCCGATGCGCCGGGCGCGTTCGATGGCAAGGCGGTGACCTACTACGGCCGCTGGACCTACAAGTTCGAGGAAGCCGCGCGCCGTGGTGCCGAGGGTGTGCTGATCGTGCACGAGACCGCGCCGGCCGCCTATGGCTGGGCCACTGTGAAGAGCTCGAGCACCTCGCCGCTGTTCGACATCGAACGCGGCCAGGCCGAGGCGATGGCGCAGCACACGCCGCTGCGTGGCTGGATGCAGCGCGAACTTGCCGAGGCGATCTTCGCTGACGCCGGCTTGGACTTCGATGCCGAGAAGCGCAAGGCGATGCGTGCGGACTTCCGCCCGGTGGCACTGGACAACGCGAAGCTGAGCGTGGATTTCGCGCTCAAGCGCGAGCAGGTGGTGACCCGCAACGTGGTGGCCAAGCTGCCCGGTGGTGAACACGCCGACGAGGCCGTGATCTTCTCCGCGCACTGGGATGCGTTCGGTATCGGCCAAGCCGACGCCAAGGGCGACCGCATCCGCCGTGGTGCGATCGACAACGCCACCGGCGTGGCCACGGTGCTGGAACTGGGCCGCGTGTTCGCCGCCGGCCCGCAGCCGCAGCGCACGCTGTACTTCGTGGCCCTCACCGCCGAAGAGAAGGGCCTGCTGGGCGCCAGCTACTACGCCGCGCATCCGCTGGCGCCGCTGGACAAGACCGCTGCAGTGCTGAACATCGAGATGTTCAGCCCGGATGGCGCGACCCGCGACATCGCTTCGTGGGGCAAGGGCCGGGTGTCGCTGGAAGGCGACCTGGAACGCGTGGCCAAGGCCCGCGGTCGCAGCTACAGCCCGGACCCGAACCTGGAGGCCGGCTTCTTCTACCGCGCCGACCACTTCGCCTTTGCCCGCCTGGGCGTGCCGGCGATTACCATCGGCCCGGGCCTGGACAAGCTGGACGGCGGCGTTGAAGCCGGCCGCGCGCTGCGCGAGAAGTACTTCGCCGACTGCTACCACCAGGCCTGCGATGCCTGGACCCCGAGCTGGGATCCGAGCGGCCACGCGGCTGACACTCTGCTGGTCTACGACCTGGGTGCCGAGCTGGCCAACAGCCGCCGCTGGCCGACGTGGGAGAAGGAATCGGAGTTCCGCGGCGCGCGCGACAAGAGCGAAGCGGCCCGCCGCTGAGGCTCGGGACCGGCGGGG includes the following:
- a CDS encoding MBL fold metallo-hydrolase; this translates as MIADPSIHTIDTGFQRPDFDAAYLIVENDRAAFVDCGTGLSVPAMLQALANAGLAVDAVDWLLLTHVHLDHAGGAGLLMQQLPNAKAVLHPRGAPHMIDPTRLIAGATAVYGAEEIARSYGRIEAIPEHRVVVAEDGHRIDLAGRELVLLHTPGHALHHYCVWDARSRSWFTGDTFGISYRELDSAQGAFIFPTSSPVQFDPEAMKASIQRMLGYGPQAMYLTHYGRVEQVQKLANDLFEQIDAMATIGRQCDGRPDRHRCLLAALQALYLERAQLHGCALDDAAVIAVLAMDIELNAQGLACWLDRISR
- a CDS encoding M28 family metallopeptidase encodes the protein MRVLLLSSCLFVGGLAHAANDLPGGGIDPQALSRHVRVLASDEFEGRAPATEGEERTVQYLIEQFRSYGLQPGGVDGSWVQPVPLVRAQLDGPAKASLSLKQGKRALANGVDVTLQSLQPRKRVQIKDAPLVFVGYGIDAPERHWNDYKDVDLHGKIAVVLINDADFEADAPGAFDGKAVTYYGRWTYKFEEAARRGAEGVLIVHETAPAAYGWATVKSSSTSPLFDIERGQAEAMAQHTPLRGWMQRELAEAIFADAGLDFDAEKRKAMRADFRPVALDNAKLSVDFALKREQVVTRNVVAKLPGGEHADEAVIFSAHWDAFGIGQADAKGDRIRRGAIDNATGVATVLELGRVFAAGPQPQRTLYFVALTAEEKGLLGASYYAAHPLAPLDKTAAVLNIEMFSPDGATRDIASWGKGRVSLEGDLERVAKARGRSYSPDPNLEAGFFYRADHFAFARLGVPAITIGPGLDKLDGGVEAGRALREKYFADCYHQACDAWTPSWDPSGHAADTLLVYDLGAELANSRRWPTWEKESEFRGARDKSEAARR